From Psychrobacillus sp. FSL K6-2836, a single genomic window includes:
- a CDS encoding MFS transporter translates to MKSNKNFMLLVSGQSIANLGDVFYIVSVISILYSLTGSAAASAMVPFTITSAMFLSSLLTPLLLGKYRLKSLLVWTQGFKTLLLAGLLIFLYVFLNEFNYWIIYLIIGLIGFLDGCANPIMRTLLPYYVEDAILVKANSMVETLTQMIQIVAWLFGGLLLLTVSPLELIMIVSFLFLISSIALSLLQNVNHLGEKVTGFWSQLTEGWRSIGSTPVLRKIIQMDILETIAGTVWIAAIVYVYVELVLVAGEQWWGFINGSFFIGFLVGSLYCLKYPHIVEKYKFYFICFGSLLSGVLTIVFGSISHPVIALFLSASIGLFSQVKNIPQQTVIQRSVSIEKLVTVYTSLGTVGSGIFGVSALAIGITADLVGIRAVFVISGLLLVIVALIVFLNKKLFV, encoded by the coding sequence ATGAAATCAAATAAGAATTTTATGTTATTAGTATCAGGGCAATCTATCGCCAATCTTGGGGATGTATTTTATATAGTTAGTGTAATTAGTATTTTATATAGTTTAACTGGATCAGCGGCAGCCTCAGCTATGGTTCCGTTTACAATTACCTCAGCAATGTTTCTTTCCAGCTTATTAACGCCATTATTGCTTGGGAAATATCGCTTAAAATCATTGTTAGTTTGGACTCAAGGGTTCAAAACCTTATTGTTAGCCGGACTATTAATATTTTTGTATGTATTTTTAAATGAATTTAATTATTGGATCATTTACCTCATTATCGGATTAATTGGCTTTTTAGATGGGTGTGCCAATCCTATCATGCGGACCCTTCTACCTTATTACGTAGAGGATGCAATACTTGTTAAAGCAAATAGTATGGTGGAAACTCTTACACAAATGATCCAAATAGTCGCTTGGCTTTTTGGAGGTCTGTTGCTCCTCACTGTTAGTCCTTTGGAATTGATCATGATTGTCAGTTTTTTATTTCTAATATCAAGTATAGCTTTAAGTCTTCTTCAAAACGTAAATCATCTCGGTGAAAAAGTAACTGGCTTTTGGTCCCAACTTACTGAAGGATGGAGAAGCATAGGCTCTACTCCAGTATTAAGAAAGATAATACAGATGGATATCTTAGAGACAATAGCAGGGACGGTATGGATTGCGGCAATCGTCTACGTATATGTGGAACTGGTACTTGTAGCCGGAGAACAATGGTGGGGCTTTATAAATGGATCCTTTTTTATAGGGTTTTTGGTAGGAAGCCTTTACTGTTTAAAATATCCACATATAGTAGAAAAATATAAGTTTTACTTTATTTGTTTTGGTTCGTTATTAAGTGGAGTGCTGACGATAGTATTCGGCTCTATTAGTCATCCAGTAATTGCTTTATTTCTTTCTGCAAGTATTGGTCTATTTAGTCAAGTAAAAAACATCCCACAGCAAACAGTTATTCAACGAAGTGTTTCTATAGAAAAACTTGTAACAGTATATACCTCGCTTGGAACTGTAGGCAGTGGAATATTTGGTGTCTCAGCTCTAGCTATCGGAATTACTGCTGATTTAGTTGGTATAAGAGCAGTATTTGTTATTTCAGGACTACTTTTGGTTATTGTAGCCTTAATTGTTTTTTTGAATAAAAAATTATTTGTTTAG
- a CDS encoding ABC transporter permease produces MTFSWKRVNAIFQKDFKDFSRNLAVSIVIFLPLILAAVYGRMGLDTIQAHFLNINMTFAMVGTYVQCCLIAEEKEKNTLRGLMLSPASILEILSGKSLLSFVLTIVIAFFCAYLSEYRPANFAIVAIAIIISSIFFIGLGTLLGLVAKSVMESSVIVLPVIALFTMGSYVTVWAEKYPVLQVAEYLPNIQLIDLATKVEQGAGFGDVFSNIAIIAIWALMVYVLTAIVYKKRMVD; encoded by the coding sequence ATGACGTTTTCATGGAAGAGAGTAAATGCAATTTTTCAAAAAGATTTTAAGGATTTTTCAAGAAATTTAGCAGTTTCAATCGTGATATTCTTACCACTAATTTTAGCTGCTGTATATGGACGTATGGGATTAGATACAATACAAGCTCATTTTTTGAATATCAATATGACGTTTGCCATGGTTGGTACATACGTCCAATGCTGCTTGATAGCAGAAGAAAAAGAAAAAAACACTCTACGTGGACTTATGCTATCCCCAGCTAGCATTTTAGAAATTCTCAGTGGAAAAAGCTTGTTGTCATTTGTGTTAACTATTGTTATTGCTTTCTTCTGTGCGTATTTGTCCGAATATCGTCCAGCTAATTTCGCAATAGTTGCAATTGCAATTATTATTTCATCTATTTTCTTCATTGGTTTAGGAACTTTATTGGGGCTAGTTGCAAAATCAGTTATGGAATCATCTGTAATTGTCCTACCTGTCATTGCTCTTTTTACAATGGGATCATATGTAACTGTTTGGGCTGAGAAGTATCCAGTATTGCAGGTTGCTGAATATTTGCCAAACATTCAGCTCATTGATCTTGCAACAAAAGTGGAGCAGGGAGCAGGATTCGGTGATGTATTTTCAAACATAGCCATAATTGCGATTTGGGCATTGATGGTCTATGTATTGACGGCTATCGTATATAAAAAACGAATGGTAGATTAA
- a CDS encoding ABC transporter ATP-binding protein, producing the protein MENAIEVKGLAKYYSNFKAIEDVQFEVKKGEIFGFLGPSGSGKTTTIKILTGQLNATEGEAFVFGESVSVLKNPTARKRFGVLTDNSGLYGRLSIIENLQLYCKLYDLPNSKVDEALDFVNLKEAGKKKISTLSKGMTQRVNLARAILHEPELLFLDEPTSALDPVNTLHIYNGLRALNNRGTTIFLTTHDMQEADFLCNRVAFLHKGKIQLLDKPGELKKQFADETVTVELSNNEKVVLRKDSEGAEEMFQLMKENRVQTVHSNEPTLGDIFVKVTGGELV; encoded by the coding sequence ATGGAAAACGCAATCGAAGTGAAGGGTCTAGCAAAATATTATTCAAACTTTAAAGCAATTGAAGATGTTCAATTTGAAGTTAAAAAGGGAGAGATATTTGGGTTTCTTGGACCTAGTGGGTCTGGCAAGACGACAACTATTAAAATCTTAACGGGACAATTGAATGCAACAGAAGGAGAAGCTTTCGTTTTTGGAGAGAGCGTTTCTGTCCTGAAAAATCCAACAGCTCGAAAACGATTTGGTGTTCTAACAGATAATAGTGGATTATATGGAAGGCTGTCAATAATTGAAAATCTTCAGCTTTACTGCAAACTTTATGACTTACCCAATTCTAAAGTTGATGAGGCATTGGATTTTGTCAATTTAAAGGAAGCTGGGAAAAAGAAGATTTCCACTTTATCTAAAGGTATGACGCAGCGAGTCAATTTAGCTAGAGCAATATTACATGAACCTGAACTGCTATTTTTAGATGAACCAACTTCTGCATTGGATCCAGTAAATACACTACATATCTATAATGGCTTACGTGCATTAAATAATAGAGGAACAACGATATTTCTAACTACTCATGACATGCAAGAGGCTGATTTTTTATGTAACCGAGTAGCTTTCCTTCACAAGGGAAAAATTCAACTTCTTGATAAACCAGGAGAGCTTAAAAAACAATTTGCAGATGAGACAGTAACTGTAGAATTATCGAACAATGAGAAAGTTGTATTACGAAAGGATTCAGAGGGAGCAGAAGAAATGTTCCAGCTTATGAAAGAGAATCGAGTTCAAACAGTACATTCAAATGAACCAACTTTAGGAGATATATTTGTAAAAGTGACTGGAGGAGAATTGGTATGA
- a CDS encoding LytTR family transcriptional regulator DNA-binding domain-containing protein, which translates to MSMKFVLAEKQMNDAILFPEFNLTINESEIVSLCSNVNVREQLLFILLGKTNLSKGKIEFNAEQKLGFYFLREGEYERLTVKESLQFFHRIHQSDQSIEEVLQTVQLEIKKNKRIKELSYSEKKRVQLAHILIQNPAIYIMEEPDQNLDIESKKIFINILKMLSSSQKTILILTGQVESALAYSDQIYRLDEKGLHPIQLEVETQNDSNTKTGNEQKDKIVQPIRFEKIPTKVNEKIVLFDPPEIDYIESIEGQTFLHNKGESFQCAFTLNDLEERLLPFGFFRCHRSYIVNLQKVREVITWTRNSYSLVLDDSEKSSIPLSKTKMTDLKGMLGLK; encoded by the coding sequence ATGTCGATGAAATTTGTACTAGCTGAAAAGCAAATGAATGATGCAATACTTTTTCCGGAGTTTAACTTAACTATTAATGAAAGTGAAATTGTTTCACTTTGTTCAAACGTCAATGTTCGCGAGCAACTGTTATTCATATTGCTAGGGAAAACGAACTTATCGAAAGGCAAGATAGAATTTAATGCCGAGCAAAAATTAGGATTTTATTTCTTACGTGAAGGGGAATATGAAAGACTTACAGTGAAGGAATCTCTACAATTTTTCCATCGTATTCATCAATCCGATCAATCAATTGAAGAAGTTTTACAGACTGTGCAGTTGGAAATCAAAAAAAATAAGAGAATAAAAGAACTTTCATATTCTGAAAAGAAACGTGTTCAACTTGCACATATTCTTATTCAAAATCCAGCCATATACATAATGGAAGAACCCGATCAAAATCTAGATATTGAATCGAAAAAAATCTTTATCAATATACTTAAAATGTTGAGTTCGTCACAGAAAACAATTCTTATTTTGACGGGGCAAGTAGAAAGTGCTTTAGCTTATTCTGATCAAATATACCGCTTGGATGAAAAAGGACTTCATCCAATTCAATTAGAAGTGGAAACGCAAAATGATTCAAATACGAAAACAGGAAATGAACAAAAAGACAAGATTGTTCAACCTATTCGTTTTGAAAAAATACCAACTAAAGTAAATGAAAAAATTGTATTATTTGATCCACCAGAAATCGATTATATAGAGAGCATTGAGGGGCAAACTTTTTTGCATAATAAGGGTGAAAGTTTTCAGTGTGCATTTACGTTAAATGATTTAGAAGAAAGATTATTACCCTTTGGATTTTTTCGCTGTCACAGATCTTATATTGTGAATTTACAAAAAGTGCGCGAAGTAATTACATGGACTAGAAATAGTTACAGTTTAGTTCTGGATGATTCGGAAAAATCATCTATACCACTTTCAAAGACGAAAATGACTGATTTAAAAGGAATGTTGGGCCTAAAATAA